One part of the Desulfovibrio aminophilus DSM 12254 genome encodes these proteins:
- a CDS encoding CdaR family protein, producing the protein MRKNWQYILLAVFLAVSTWYLVTGREKVEVWVSMNVEMTNPPSGLTIRKGMVSTIEVRVRGPKGLVRGLDAKRLSYPLDVRQLKVGENLIDIDAERMPFSRAFEVVEIRPNQVVLTVDRMAEKTVPVSAEWSGQVPADYRLLSKKVVPDEVTLRGPEGVLRRLTQAKATAVVSYEEDPPEVWDENVSLTLPPEVSADPGLVRMILAFGVKTKELWIKIPLDVRASPGLKVRPSRDNVRLLVEGPQALLRTSEFKKDIHAAMVVDPGLRPGKHELNYQVRGLPDKVRVLKRDPETVTVTIPK; encoded by the coding sequence ATGCGCAAAAACTGGCAATATATCCTTCTGGCGGTGTTTCTGGCCGTATCCACCTGGTATCTCGTCACCGGGCGGGAAAAGGTCGAAGTCTGGGTTTCCATGAATGTGGAGATGACCAACCCGCCCAGCGGACTGACCATCCGCAAGGGCATGGTCAGCACCATCGAGGTGCGGGTGCGCGGTCCCAAGGGACTGGTCCGGGGCCTGGACGCCAAGCGTCTGAGCTATCCGCTGGACGTGCGCCAGCTCAAGGTCGGCGAGAACCTCATCGACATCGATGCCGAACGCATGCCGTTTTCCCGAGCCTTCGAAGTGGTCGAGATCCGTCCGAACCAAGTGGTTCTGACGGTGGACCGCATGGCCGAGAAAACCGTACCCGTGAGCGCGGAATGGTCCGGTCAGGTGCCTGCGGACTATCGACTTCTCTCCAAGAAGGTGGTGCCCGACGAGGTGACTCTGCGCGGTCCAGAGGGTGTGCTCAGGCGCCTGACCCAGGCCAAGGCCACGGCCGTGGTCAGCTATGAGGAAGACCCTCCGGAGGTTTGGGACGAGAACGTCTCCCTGACGCTGCCGCCTGAGGTCTCGGCCGATCCGGGGCTGGTGCGCATGATCCTGGCCTTCGGGGTCAAGACCAAGGAGCTGTGGATCAAGATTCCCCTGGACGTGCGCGCCTCGCCGGGCCTGAAGGTTCGGCCCTCCCGCGACAACGTGCGGCTCCTCGTCGAAGGCCCCCAGGCCCTGTTGCGTACTTCGGAGTTCAAGAAGGACATCCATGCCGCCATGGTCGTGGACCCGGGGCTTCGGCCGGGGAAACACGAACTGAACTATCAGGTGCGCGGTCTGCCGGACAAGGTGCGCGTGCTCAAACGCGACCCGGAGACCGTGACGGTGACCATTCCCAAATAA